The genomic stretch GGGAAAAGTTTATTTCGTTTTCGCCTTAAAAACGTTTCTGTTTTTGGCATAACTCTTTTTCAAACTCAATCGAAAATGTTTTGAGGTCCCATCAGGTCAGAGGTTGCTCTAAGCTTACTGAACGTAAATATTCTTATTGGATTCGTGGTCATCTACATCGGACTATTTTCTCTTGCGAACGTGTGAAGTCTCGAAATAAGAATTTCTTCTCTTGAACCATTTCTGAGCCTGCAAAAATGGAAAGTTATAAAGATTGAATTCACATAATACGCCTTAGGTGAAAAACCCCTCCAGAAAGAGGGGCGCAAAGTGGAAAAAAGAATCTCGTCCAGGTTTTTAATTCAGGAGGAGTTTCGTTTTCAAGTTCATTTCGCGATCTTTAGGATCCTAAGCTGAACAAGAATTTTGAAAGAGATAGATACAAGGGGAGTCCGACGACGATGTTGAACGGAAAGGTGATCGCAAGCGAAGAAGTAAAATAGTAAGTTGGATTTGCCTCCGGTAACGCGATTCGGATTGCCGCTGGCGCGGCGATATAGGAAGCGCTCGCACATAAGACTCCGAATATTGTCGAACCACCCAAGGAAAGTCCTGCGAGTTTTCCCAAATAGATTCCCAGAGAAGCATGAATTACCGGCATTAGAATCGCGAAGAATACTAAAAAAATACCAACTTGAGAAAGATCAGAGATTCTTTTTCCTGTGAGGATGCCGACTTCAAGTAAGAATAATGCAAGGACGCCTCTAAATGGAGTTTCGAAAAAAGGAGCAACTTGTTCGAAACCTTTTTTGCCTGAAAAAAATCCGATAAAGAGACCACCAAGCAGTAGAATGGTTCCTTTCCCTGCGAATAATTCGTGAAAGATCGTTGAGATATTGGCGGAGCTTTCGGAAGAGGAATTGCGTTTTGCGATATAAATCGCAACGAGGATCGCTGGAATTTCCATGATTGCGAGCAAAGAAGGCATAAATCCTTCGTAGCCGATGTTCATCAAGTCCAGGAACGCGGTGCTCTCGCTAAAGGTCACCGCTGATACGGAGCCATAGTGAGCGGCGATCGCCGCGGAATTGATCGTGTTGAATTTACCGATTTTGTTCAGAATGAAAAAGGCGAACAACGGAATCAGACAACACATGACGAGGGCAACGAAGGCGGGTTTATAAAATTCTAAGAATTGTGTGCTTGAAAGTTTCACACCTCCTTTGATTCCTATCGCAAGAAGCAAATAAATCGTTAATCCGGCATATAAGCCATCTGGAAACTTTAGATCGCTTTTTAACAATGTCGAAACGATTCCAAGAATAAAGGCCAAGACCATCGGCGTGAGAAGGCTTGTCGTTAAGGACTGAACTATTTCCATGATTTACTACCCGCCGTATTCAGAGTTTCCAGATAATTTGCTGGTAGTATTTCTACTTTACCGGTTTCGATATCGTAAATCGCTCCGACTATATCGATCTCCTTCTT from Leptospira stimsonii encodes the following:
- a CDS encoding sodium-dependent bicarbonate transport family permease, producing the protein MEIVQSLTTSLLTPMVLAFILGIVSTLLKSDLKFPDGLYAGLTIYLLLAIGIKGGVKLSSTQFLEFYKPAFVALVMCCLIPLFAFFILNKIGKFNTINSAAIAAHYGSVSAVTFSESTAFLDLMNIGYEGFMPSLLAIMEIPAILVAIYIAKRNSSSESSANISTIFHELFAGKGTILLLGGLFIGFFSGKKGFEQVAPFFETPFRGVLALFLLEVGILTGKRISDLSQVGIFLVFFAILMPVIHASLGIYLGKLAGLSLGGSTIFGVLCASASYIAAPAAIRIALPEANPTYYFTSSLAITFPFNIVVGLPLYLSLSKFLFSLGS